One genomic window of Vibrio ziniensis includes the following:
- a CDS encoding nucleoside triphosphate pyrophosphohydrolase family protein: MHLSKLTQEIYDHLYRDINEFRSTFDLPVADPSSLDTKADTLHTSLAIEELTELAEADSKTEQADAIVDSVYVLMGRLVHLGHSNINDNIAISYLIDLLLNVAVNRNIDFLPCWDEVHSSNMSKVCRNEKEYGDTEAYYAEQGIKLMAVQKGDYLIAKCAEDFVSDSKTIRQGKVLKSVYYRPANLEALTQ, from the coding sequence ATGCATTTATCTAAGCTGACACAAGAAATTTATGATCACCTATACCGCGACATCAACGAATTCCGTAGCACTTTTGACTTACCAGTAGCGGACCCGTCTAGCTTAGATACAAAAGCAGATACCCTTCACACCTCATTAGCAATCGAAGAGCTTACAGAACTTGCTGAAGCAGACAGCAAAACCGAGCAAGCTGATGCGATTGTAGACAGTGTTTATGTCCTTATGGGACGCCTAGTTCATCTTGGTCACAGTAATATTAATGACAACATAGCTATCAGCTATTTGATTGACTTGCTACTCAACGTTGCAGTAAACCGCAACATCGATTTCCTTCCTTGCTGGGATGAAGTTCATAGCTCAAACATGAGCAAAGTATGTCGCAACGAGAAAGAATACGGCGATACAGAAGCTTATTACGCGGAGCAAGGCATCAAGTTGATGGCTGTGCAAAAAGGTGACTACCTAATTGCAAAATGTGCAGAAGACTTTGTTTCTGATAGCAAAACGATTCGCCAAGGTAAAGTATTGAAGTCAGTATACTACCGCCCAGCAAACCTAGAAGCGTTAACACAGTAA
- a CDS encoding DUF2750 domain-containing protein — translation MTKLTADVQANLELFIKETKENQLVWGLRNEEGWLSCESTEFEESEVMPFWSSKEDAELHNVEEWADFEVLEIPLDIFVEDWLITLDEDGVLVGVNWNQTLDGKELEPSELAKMYL, via the coding sequence ATGACCAAATTAACAGCAGATGTTCAAGCTAACTTAGAACTTTTCATCAAAGAGACTAAAGAAAACCAATTGGTTTGGGGCTTACGAAATGAAGAAGGTTGGTTATCATGTGAATCAACAGAATTTGAAGAAAGTGAAGTTATGCCTTTCTGGTCTTCAAAAGAAGATGCTGAGCTGCACAATGTTGAAGAATGGGCAGACTTTGAAGTTCTAGAGATCCCACTAGATATATTCGTTGAAGATTGGCTGATTACTCTTGATGAAGATGGTGTGCTTGTTGGTGTTAACTGGAATCAGACTTTAGATGGTAAAGAACTTGAACCATCAGAACTGGCAAAAATGTACCTTTAA
- a CDS encoding OmpA family protein, with product MFVYAGENVASDEYDYIAVPEINQIADLEDNDNDGVINARDLCPDTPSFSDIDNDGCGTFVKTSKLQYLHILFANDSNNIPPVFISQIRQMAEFLKTYPSTSIEIKGYASKVGNQNHNLKLSQRRSEAVEAQLLRYGIESNRVRIVGFGDTELASVEDSETAHAINRRVTASVIGYKSAIVKEWNVFTALPN from the coding sequence ATGTTCGTTTATGCTGGAGAAAATGTAGCTAGCGATGAATATGATTACATTGCTGTACCTGAAATCAATCAAATAGCAGATTTGGAAGACAATGATAATGACGGAGTAATCAACGCCCGAGATCTTTGCCCCGACACGCCTTCATTTTCTGACATTGACAATGATGGCTGTGGTACTTTTGTTAAAACATCAAAGCTTCAATACTTACATATTTTATTTGCTAATGATTCTAACAACATACCACCAGTATTTATTAGCCAGATTCGCCAAATGGCCGAATTTTTGAAAACTTATCCTTCAACCTCAATCGAGATCAAGGGATATGCAAGCAAGGTTGGCAATCAGAATCATAATCTCAAACTATCTCAAAGACGTTCAGAGGCGGTAGAAGCTCAATTACTTCGTTATGGCATTGAAAGCAACAGAGTAAGAATTGTTGGCTTTGGCGACACTGAGCTAGCATCAGTTGAAGATTCAGAGACCGCACATGCCATCAACAGAAGAGTGACAGCAAGCGTTATCGGTTATAAAAGTGCAATAGTTAAAGAGTGGAACGTATTCACTGCGTTACCTAACTAG
- the btuC gene encoding vitamin B12 ABC transporter permease BtuC produces the protein MDFNQLMLHKQQRWKRAGYFLLAVLLFASAVYLMVGEIFISPLRSLDDLETRLVLDLRLPRLLAAMMIGAALAVSGATLQVLLGNVLAEPGIIGISGGASVAMVILLFFFPAIASPEAFMVSAIIGALLFTLLLVFVANAMRLTTTRLLLVGVALGILSGSVVTWAFYFSDELSLRQLMYWLMGSIGGASWYQHTLTLIALPIMIWLLFQGSVLDKLMLGETHAKQLGVDINKIRWKLIVAVSVLVGAAVALGGVIGFVGLVVPHLLRLALGSENRMLLPLSALCGALLMVLADMVARLALDSAELPLGVVTTTIGAPIFIWMLVKNHDSR, from the coding sequence ATGGATTTCAATCAACTCATGTTGCATAAGCAGCAGCGCTGGAAAAGAGCAGGCTATTTTTTGCTTGCAGTATTATTGTTTGCCAGTGCGGTCTATTTGATGGTTGGTGAAATTTTTATCTCGCCTTTACGCTCGTTGGACGACCTAGAAACGCGTTTAGTTTTAGACTTGCGTTTACCAAGGTTGCTCGCCGCAATGATGATTGGTGCAGCATTAGCTGTTTCAGGAGCAACACTTCAAGTTTTGCTCGGTAATGTACTTGCTGAGCCTGGGATCATTGGTATTTCAGGGGGGGCAAGTGTAGCAATGGTTATTTTGCTGTTTTTCTTTCCTGCAATTGCTAGCCCAGAAGCTTTTATGGTTTCTGCAATTATTGGGGCTCTGTTGTTCACTTTATTGCTGGTGTTTGTAGCCAATGCAATGCGGCTTACAACAACACGTCTACTGTTAGTGGGGGTCGCTCTTGGAATTTTGTCTGGTTCAGTCGTTACATGGGCATTTTACTTTAGTGATGAACTCAGTCTACGTCAGCTTATGTACTGGCTGATGGGTAGTATTGGTGGTGCCAGTTGGTATCAACACACTCTCACTCTTATTGCTTTACCGATCATGATTTGGTTGCTGTTTCAAGGCTCTGTGCTGGATAAGCTGATGTTAGGTGAAACTCATGCCAAACAGTTAGGTGTTGATATCAATAAAATTCGGTGGAAATTGATCGTTGCTGTATCGGTATTGGTGGGAGCTGCGGTTGCATTAGGCGGGGTGATAGGATTTGTTGGTTTGGTTGTCCCTCATTTGTTGCGATTAGCGTTAGGGTCTGAAAATCGGATGTTGCTGCCTCTGAGTGCTCTCTGTGGAGCGCTTCTAATGGTGCTTGCCGATATGGTTGCACGCCTCGCTTTGGATTCTGCTGAGCTGCCTTTAGGTGTTGTAACAACTACTATTGGCGCTCCAATTTTTATCTGGATGCTGGTAAAAAATCATGATTCGCGTTAA
- a CDS encoding adenosylcobinamide-GDP ribazoletransferase, translating into MLAKLKYQFELFLLALSFFSRVPVPANLPYSSERMNQSGRYFALVGILLGSLCAGFYACAELLLTPEISIFLTMVLSLMLTGAFHEDGLADMADGIGGGMTVERRLTIMKDSRIGTYGSSALIMALLGKYVLLTAISNFISLIPVWLVGYTLSRSVASSFIFNTPYVSDSDTSKSKPLAHKQSYSELAVVIITGLIPCVLLDGYLTLVLISAAFLFRQLFKRWLISRLGGFTGDCLGAAQQLMELTIYLVIVIFAQNGLPVMGVAW; encoded by the coding sequence ATGCTGGCTAAACTCAAATATCAGTTTGAACTGTTTCTTTTGGCGCTCAGTTTTTTTTCTCGAGTTCCTGTTCCGGCTAACTTGCCGTACAGCAGTGAAAGAATGAATCAGTCAGGTCGGTATTTTGCTCTGGTAGGAATATTACTCGGCTCTCTCTGCGCGGGCTTTTATGCTTGCGCAGAACTCTTATTGACGCCTGAAATCAGTATTTTTTTAACCATGGTGCTGAGTCTGATGCTAACTGGAGCCTTCCATGAAGACGGCTTGGCTGACATGGCGGATGGGATTGGCGGCGGGATGACGGTTGAACGTCGTTTAACCATTATGAAAGATAGTCGTATTGGTACTTATGGCTCGTCAGCTTTGATTATGGCGTTGTTAGGTAAATATGTATTGCTGACGGCCATTAGCAACTTTATTTCCCTGATTCCGGTTTGGTTAGTCGGATATACGCTAAGTCGCTCTGTTGCATCTTCGTTCATTTTCAACACGCCGTATGTCTCAGATAGTGATACAAGCAAAAGCAAACCACTTGCTCATAAACAGAGTTACAGTGAATTGGCTGTAGTTATTATTACAGGTTTAATTCCCTGTGTTCTTCTCGATGGGTATTTAACTCTGGTCCTTATTAGTGCTGCATTTTTATTCCGACAGCTGTTCAAACGTTGGCTAATAAGTCGACTCGGTGGGTTTACTGGAGACTGTTTGGGTGCAGCGCAGCAACTGATGGAACTGACAATTTACCTTGTCATTGTCATCTTTGCTCAAAATGGTTTACCGGTAATGGGAGTGGCTTGGTGA
- a CDS encoding succinylglutamate desuccinylase yields the protein MTKSLFRQSFLFDSLDLEQSVKSCELTIPNGATLKLLQRGILEVIPAKLDADTKNVVISCGIHGDETAPMELIDKLVNDILSGFQTVSERCLFIIANPEATKLHVRSLDENLNHLFDEKAHNHSKELAIADNLKIVIKDFYAQTDVKTRWHLDLHCAIRNSKHYSFAVSPKSRHPVRSKALLDFIENGHVDAVMFSNAPACTFSWYSADTYAAQAMMIELGQVAEIGCNDMHRLTAFDLALRDLISRTQSEHLPRKATMYRVSRTIVRIHDDFDFLFDDNIDNFTTFMHGEVFGHDGDKPLMAKNEEEAIVFPNRHAAVGERAALMVCRVKIRYDDDQAVYD from the coding sequence ATGACGAAGTCTCTATTTCGCCAATCTTTTCTTTTCGACAGTCTAGATCTTGAACAATCAGTGAAGTCTTGTGAGTTGACGATACCTAATGGTGCCACTCTTAAACTGCTTCAACGCGGCATATTGGAAGTCATCCCAGCTAAACTAGATGCAGATACCAAAAATGTTGTCATCTCATGCGGTATCCACGGAGATGAAACGGCTCCAATGGAGCTTATCGACAAACTTGTGAATGATATTCTAAGTGGCTTCCAAACCGTCAGTGAAAGATGTTTGTTCATTATTGCGAACCCTGAAGCAACGAAATTGCATGTACGTTCGTTAGATGAAAACTTGAATCACTTGTTTGATGAAAAGGCGCATAATCATAGCAAAGAGCTCGCCATTGCAGATAATCTTAAAATTGTGATCAAGGATTTCTACGCTCAAACTGACGTTAAAACTCGTTGGCATCTAGATTTGCATTGCGCTATTCGAAATTCAAAACACTACTCATTTGCAGTGAGCCCTAAATCTCGCCATCCAGTTCGTAGTAAAGCTCTTTTGGATTTTATTGAAAACGGCCATGTCGATGCAGTGATGTTTTCTAATGCGCCAGCTTGTACCTTCAGTTGGTACAGTGCAGACACTTACGCTGCGCAGGCGATGATGATTGAGTTAGGACAGGTTGCTGAAATTGGCTGTAATGACATGCATCGTTTAACGGCGTTTGATTTAGCATTACGTGATTTGATCTCTAGAACCCAATCCGAGCACTTACCAAGAAAAGCGACCATGTACCGTGTCAGCCGTACCATTGTGCGCATCCATGACGATTTTGATTTCTTATTTGACGATAACATTGATAACTTTACGACTTTTATGCACGGTGAAGTTTTTGGTCATGATGGTGATAAACCACTGATGGCTAAGAATGAAGAAGAAGCGATAGTGTTTCCGAACCGCCATGCAGCGGTGGGTGAGCGTGCAGCTTTAATGGTGTGTAGAGTAAAAATTCGTTATGACGATGACCAAGCGGTATACGATTAA
- the btuD gene encoding vitamin B12 ABC transporter ATP-binding protein BtuD: protein MIRVNSLHVNERLLPLSFQCEAGEILHVVGPNGSGKSTLLSALAGIIDSSGEILLGEFNIKKHSLSELALHRAYLSQSEKPAFNLDVFQYLALSLPINSSLQDPKVNNAVKHFTQLLKINDKLHRSIHQLSGGEWQRVRLAGSCLQVWPDINPYSKLLILDEPGAPLDIAQEGLLYQLIAQMAQEGLAIVMANHDLNRSLRNADKVLLLEQGIAQSIGVPSEVLSEEHLRSVFNTSVKCVAIDGKPYLVFD from the coding sequence ATGATTCGCGTTAACAGTTTGCACGTCAATGAGCGTTTATTGCCACTATCGTTCCAGTGTGAGGCTGGAGAAATTCTCCATGTTGTTGGCCCAAATGGAAGTGGTAAAAGTACTCTTCTGTCTGCACTAGCAGGAATAATTGATAGTTCGGGAGAGATCTTACTTGGAGAGTTCAATATAAAAAAACATTCTCTAAGTGAGTTAGCTCTCCATAGAGCCTATCTATCTCAAAGTGAAAAGCCCGCCTTTAATCTGGATGTTTTTCAATACTTAGCGTTATCTCTACCAATCAATAGCTCCCTGCAAGATCCTAAAGTTAACAATGCAGTGAAGCACTTTACTCAATTATTGAAGATTAACGACAAGCTTCACCGTTCAATCCATCAGCTATCTGGCGGAGAATGGCAGCGAGTCCGTTTAGCTGGTAGTTGTTTACAAGTATGGCCTGATATCAACCCTTATTCTAAATTATTGATTCTCGACGAACCTGGTGCACCTTTAGATATCGCTCAAGAAGGGTTGTTATATCAGCTTATTGCACAAATGGCTCAAGAAGGACTGGCTATCGTTATGGCTAATCATGATTTAAACAGGAGCTTACGTAATGCTGATAAGGTTTTGCTTCTAGAACAGGGAATTGCTCAGAGTATTGGTGTGCCAAGTGAAGTATTGAGTGAAGAGCATCTTCGTAGTGTATTTAATACATCTGTGAAATGTGTAGCAATTGATGGAAAACCTTACTTAGTTTTCGATTAG
- the cobU gene encoding bifunctional adenosylcobinamide kinase/adenosylcobinamide-phosphate guanylyltransferase codes for MTVRLILGGARSGKSSFAEKLLKHMRSLDSTKQLHYVATAIPFDDEMVARIRHHQNQRGEGWNVHESSYQLSETLQQFSSNDIVLVDCLTLWLNNVIYNDGQMRDAHLTRLEIKCLIDVLKRTSADITLVSNEVGMGLVPEGEVSNLFVEFAGLANQWVADVSSSVFFVAAGLPKTMKG; via the coding sequence GTGACAGTGAGATTAATTCTCGGTGGTGCTCGTAGTGGTAAATCCAGTTTTGCAGAAAAGTTATTAAAGCATATGAGAAGCCTTGATAGCACAAAGCAACTGCACTACGTGGCAACCGCTATTCCATTTGATGATGAGATGGTAGCTCGTATCCGACACCATCAGAATCAGCGTGGAGAAGGATGGAATGTTCATGAAAGCTCATACCAACTGTCAGAGACACTTCAACAATTTTCTTCTAACGATATAGTGCTGGTAGATTGTCTAACGCTATGGTTGAACAACGTAATTTACAACGATGGTCAGATGCGTGATGCTCACCTAACAAGGCTGGAGATTAAGTGTCTCATTGATGTATTAAAACGGACATCTGCAGATATCACGTTGGTGTCTAATGAAGTTGGAATGGGGTTGGTACCAGAAGGCGAGGTATCGAATCTCTTCGTAGAATTTGCGGGATTGGCTAACCAATGGGTTGCAGACGTGTCTTCCAGTGTTTTCTTTGTTGCTGCAGGTTTACCGAAAACAATGAAAGGTTAA
- a CDS encoding TolC family outer membrane protein, with protein sequence MSFLMEFILKGFPIRTLIWLSVSLAGSVSAQTLEQAVSLTLASNPELKSAFNQYKSRLSDSNSSSGAYLPKIDLDAGIGYEGINPASSTGNPDTEMTRKDASITLTQLIWDGSSTLNNMDRTAAEAESDRYQLLSDASNKALEVTNVYLEATKAYEVLVLSEKNLATHKEIYRDIKKRADSGVGSIADVTQVEARIAKAMGNLLAAQNNLYDTHTQFRRLVGQEPLGLTFPRADSTAIPNTVEEALKKAFNEHPVIKVAQTDVDAARFQYKQSKAPYYPTISFEASQSWYDDADGNKGSSDELTAMVRLRYNIYNGGSDSDQSESAAYQLNKAKDLRENTFRSVEEGLRLSWSALDLTLQQKEFLSDHVDSTSQTVASYRKQYLIGQRTLLDLLNTENELFQARKDYLDAKYAEQYAKYRVMNSTGNLLDALRVDVAPEWIEKVKY encoded by the coding sequence ATGTCATTTTTGATGGAGTTCATTTTGAAAGGGTTTCCAATTAGAACGCTTATTTGGCTTTCAGTATCCTTAGCAGGATCTGTTTCTGCTCAAACACTTGAGCAAGCAGTATCACTTACACTTGCCTCCAACCCTGAATTGAAAAGTGCGTTTAACCAATATAAAAGCCGTCTATCCGACTCGAATTCATCCTCTGGCGCATATCTACCTAAAATCGATCTGGATGCAGGCATCGGCTATGAAGGTATAAACCCAGCGTCTTCTACAGGTAACCCTGACACGGAAATGACTCGGAAAGATGCATCCATTACACTCACCCAACTTATTTGGGATGGTTCATCGACATTAAACAATATGGATCGTACGGCAGCTGAAGCGGAATCTGACCGTTACCAGCTACTTTCAGACGCATCGAACAAAGCCCTCGAAGTCACTAATGTTTATCTCGAGGCAACAAAGGCATACGAAGTATTAGTTTTGTCAGAAAAAAATCTGGCTACGCATAAAGAGATATACAGAGACATAAAAAAACGAGCAGACTCTGGGGTTGGCTCTATTGCAGATGTAACTCAAGTGGAAGCACGTATTGCGAAAGCTATGGGTAACTTACTTGCAGCACAAAATAATTTGTATGACACACATACCCAATTTCGCCGCTTAGTTGGACAGGAGCCATTAGGTCTAACTTTTCCTAGAGCAGACAGTACCGCAATTCCCAACACAGTAGAAGAAGCCTTAAAAAAAGCATTCAACGAGCACCCTGTTATTAAAGTTGCTCAAACAGATGTGGATGCAGCACGCTTCCAATATAAGCAGTCAAAAGCTCCCTACTACCCAACAATATCATTTGAAGCTTCTCAAAGTTGGTATGACGATGCTGATGGGAACAAGGGTAGCAGTGATGAGCTCACAGCAATGGTACGACTACGCTACAACATCTATAACGGTGGTAGCGACAGCGACCAATCCGAAAGTGCTGCTTATCAACTTAATAAAGCAAAAGACTTACGTGAGAACACATTTCGCTCCGTAGAAGAAGGACTACGCTTGTCATGGAGTGCGCTAGATTTAACGCTCCAACAAAAAGAGTTTTTATCTGACCACGTAGATTCAACTTCTCAGACTGTCGCCTCTTATAGAAAGCAATACTTGATCGGTCAGCGTACACTGCTAGATCTTCTCAACACTGAAAATGAGCTGTTTCAAGCACGTAAAGACTATCTGGATGCTAAATATGCTGAGCAATACGCTAAATATCGAGTAATGAATTCCACAGGCAATTTGTTAGATGCGCTACGAGTGGACGTAGCACCTGAATGGATAGAGAAGGTGAAGTATTAA